The Fusarium fujikuroi IMI 58289 draft genome, chromosome FFUJ_chr01 sequence GCAACATCTGCTGCATGGCATTCAGTCTGTAGCTTTCCCTCCGCTCCATCAGTTGAGAATGCCGCCCACTGTCAACAATCTGTCCATTTTCAACTATGAAAATGATGTCGGCTTTCTGCACAGTATGCAGCCGATGAGTGATAGCCAGTACTGTCGTGCCCCTTGATGCTCTCTCGAGTCCCTCTTGAAGAGCTGCTTCGCTGGCGGCGTCAAGCGCGCTGGTACTCTCATCTAGGAGCAGTAGCCGGGGACGACGAACAAGAGCACGGGCGATTGCAAGGCGCTGTCTTTGACCGCCTGATAGACGAGAAGCTGAGGGCCCGCATTCGGTATCGTAGCCATCGGGAAGGGCCTCAATAACATCATGGATATTCGCCAAACGGCAAGCTTCCTCAATTTCATCATCCGTGGCTTCATGGCCCGGGGGTGCTCCCAAGCCGACATTGAAACGCACACTACCGTCAAAGAGGGCAGGATCTTGAGGGACTAGAGCAATTGTATCTCGAAATGACGCTGGAAGCTTACTGATGTCATTATCATCGATGAGGACGCTGCCAGACGTGGGCTCGTATAAACGCTGGACCAGGTTCATGATGGTCGATTTGCCCGCCCCTGAAGGACCAACAAGACCACAAAACTGGTTAGGCGGGAGTGCGAAGGAGACATTGTCGAGTATTGTGGCATCGGGTCGGCTAGGATAAGCAAAGGAAACGCCCTTGAACGTCACCTTTGCACCTCCACGACGATGGTTATCCTCTGGGTTGAGCGACTTTTCTCCACCGGATGCTTCGATATCCCCCCCAGTCTTGGAGGGATCCTGTCCAGGTTGTCCCGTGTGTGTGCTACTTCCCAAGTTGACGACCGTCATGACGCGAGACAGGGCCAGACGAGCACGAGAGAATTCCGGAGCAAGTGAGAACATGCCACTCCAAAGCTGGGCACTCGTCAACATGGCGACCAATATAATAAGGAAGTCCTTCTGAGTATACTCCCCCTTCATGATGAGCTGCGAGCCCCACCAATACGCGAGAGCATTGATAAAGGTGCCGGTTGTGTATGAGATGGCCAGCCAGATATTAGTTGTGACTGAGGCTCGCACAACCTGCTCCCTCGGAGGCTTCAATAATCGGGCGAAACCTTCCATGTACTCATTCTCAAGGGATAGGACGGCCACTGTGCGGATGGACTGAATAGCCTCGGTTGCAAGTGCGGTGGCAGTAGAGAAGGCCTCGCGGTGTCGCTCTTCATAACGCGCCAGCATGCGCAGCTGCATGAAGCCTGAGCCAAGCAATATTGGAAGCGTCACAAGGCACACCAAGGCAATCTTCCAAGCAAAGATATGGGAAATAATGACCGCGATGAGAacattgatgaggatggcgaaCACGGTGCCGAAAGTTGAACCACTAAAGGCACCCACAGACATGCTGTCTTTGGTAATGATGCCAAGGAGGCTGGTCGGCGTTCGTCCTTCAGACTGATGCCAGTGTATGCCCTGCTCCAGCAAGGATCGGAACGACAGAACCCGCAGGTTGTAGAGAAGCCTTTCAGCGACAATGCCGAAGCCCAGCCAAGCAAGAAAGTTGGCTATAAGCTCCACGCCCGCGAGCATGAAGAACAGGCCTGCAAACATGTTGCCCATGGATCTTATGTGGTCGAGCGTATTTGCACAAGGGTTGAGCGCTCCCACAGTGAAGCCAAATATGATACCGGAACCAGAAAAGGTAGCCCCAACGAAGACAGCAGCGATCATGGCGAGGGTGAACCAGCCCAGGGATGGTCGAATCAACCATGCAAGACCCCTGACGACAGAGCTGAATGGCTTCACATTGTCCAGCTCATGATCATCTGATgctatttcttctttcttcttggtatCCTCCTTTTCACGGCCCAATACCTGGGAATCAAGTGACTGCTTCGCCTCAAAAATTTCGGTCTTTTCGTTCAGCTGCGTGTCGTTTCGGAGAGTTGAAGCCCCAATCGAATCGCCGTCCACAGATCCTGTGTCACTCTTATTGCCGACTGTCTGCAGCTTTGCCATGTACGCAAATTCGCCATCCTCTTTGGCCATAAGATCGTGATAAGTTCCTTGCTCAGCGACTCGGCCAGCCTTCATGACGACAATATTGTCGGCATTGCGTATAGTGGATAGACGATGCGCAATCGAGATGATGGttctcttctcagcagcagccctcTCGACAGCGAGCTGGATTCTCTTCTCACTGGCAGAATCGAGAGCTGCCGTTGCTTCGTCCAGGACAAGGACTTCAGGATCACGGATCAAAGCCCGAGCAAGCGCAATGCGCTGTCTCTGACCACCACTCACAAGCGACCCCTTGGGGCCAGCAGTCGTACCGTAGCCTAATTCAAGACGTTCAATGAAGCTGGCCGCATCAGCTTGCTCAGCGGCGTGACGGACCAAATTGGCAATTTCGACGAACTCGGGTCCCAGAGATGCAGCTGAATCTAGTGCGTCCTTTCCCTCGGCAGCCAGCTTCGCAAGCTCGGGGCCCTTGAGCAATGACTTGAGGTGTTTGTGGGACTCCTTTGGAGAGTTCACAAGACCTAGTGCGATGTTTTCGAGGATGGACCTATCGAGAAGCGAGGGTTCTTGCTGAACGAAGCTAATAAAACTTCGGAGAGACTTGACGTTGAGTTCTCGCAAGTCGTGTCCTTCCAGCTCGACCGTGCCCTCGGTGGGATCATGCAGGCGTGCTATCAGTGATGCGATAGTACTTTTGCCGCTCCCCGAAAGCCCAACAATCGCCGTATATTTTCCAGCAGGGAAGTCAAGGGTGACGTTGTCAAGGACAGGCTGGCCTCGCCGAGAGGCATACTCGAATGACACATTGCGGAATGTGAGGGTCTTTGCCGCACTTGGAGGTAATACAACACCCTCCAATGAAGTGCCGTCGATGGATGAAGGAGCATCAATGTCTTCCTTGAGCCGCTGGAATGCGCCTACGGCTGCTCCTAAAAATGGAAGAGTAGGTGCCATTCCTCCCAGCATGACGCAAGCGTCTACGAGAAGGTAGACAATGGCATAAATCTCACCAACAGTCGTGCTCCCGTCGTTTCGTGCCACAGATTCAGCGATCTTTTTACTGCCCTGCCAGAAAGCTAGGGCGTTGCCGGAGTAAGCGATGAAGTATAGCATACCGGTCTGGATAGCGGCAATGGAAGACTTGGCTATGGCGTACTTGCGAGAACGGGCCATGTGCTCTGCAAACTTCTCTTCAAGGCGGGGAGCGGCACCGAAAGCTTGAACGACAGCAACGTGCGACAGAGCTTCGGAAGCAATGGAAGAGGCTGCAGCGGATGCTTCCGTCTGTTTGACCACATACTTGCCTAGGTATCTTCCTCCTAGTATTCcggaaagaagaaaggctGGGAGCATACAAATGAGGATACCGGCGATTCTTGGCTGTTTTGTGAAGGCAATAATGAAGACAGTGACGAAGAAGCTCATGGTTGTGATGATGTGGCCAACCTTCTCTGACGTACCGGCCTGCACAGCTGTGATATCGCCTTGGAGTCGGCTTGAGACTTGCCCGGATGATCCACGAGTGTCGAAGAATTCTGGAGGTTGGCGCAGAAGTGCGGACACATAGCGAGTCCGTAAACGCTGAGCAAGACGCTGGCTGATGATGTTCCAACAGGTCAGATGACCATAGATCAGGACAAGTGCAATAGCGCCGATCCAGGCAGTCTTTATAACCTTGTCGTTGATAGCATTCTCATAGTCAAGAGGATCAGATGCTGCATCACTCGCTCCCGAACCGCTACCATCTGCGGCGCAAGTGGCTCCGTTGAAGTTGTCGATGAGTTGGCCGAATAGTACGCCCATAAGAGGGAAGGGAACACCAGCTCCAACGGCGCAGAGAGTACCCAACGCGATGAGGAAGTAATCAACCCAGGTCGGGCCCGCGGCGAACAAGAGTTCAAGGTAAATGAAACAGGTTTTGAGAGACTGAGAGGCGTATCAGTATCGTTTGCTTACAGCATTCATCTGGGGTCTGGAGGATATGGTGTTGACCTACTGAGAGAAAGCTTTTCTTCGGCTTCTCTGTGCCCGACTGATCAAGTGTGACGGACATGGCTGTCGCTGTCGATGTCGATCGAGGGGTAAAGCGAAGGTTTCTCAGAAGAGCATATCCAATGACTGACTGCCAGTTGAGTAACGAGGCAATCACCAACAGAGCCCGTCGAATTCGACGATGCCTTGGTAACGTACGAAAAGTCTCTCACGGCGTTCAAAGGAGGTACAATACTTGACAGAAGAGAACGGAGCAATCTTGGCAATCAACGCAATACGTCAGCAGTCATTCAGAAAGCCGATTCAGGAGCCCTGAGCCAAGAAGACCCTGTTATGCAAGCATCATTTCCATGCGTTCGTTGATGGATGCAATGACCCTGCATTGCACTCTGCGCTTTGACACAATCCATAATGACACGGCCTTGATGGGTTTCTCAGCAGAGGTAGGATCGTCTGAGGGAGACGAGAGTAAGGACTTGGACCAATATTTTGCTCAGGATCCCCAGCTCAGGGAACCCTTGTCCTAGATGGTGGAGTGGATGCGAGGGTAACTGTGTATATTGGCGACAGGTAGAATGTTTATCCTCCAAGAGCTCTATTGTGTCTGGTCAACGTAGGCGTGGACATATGCAGCCAGGGTTGAGGATCAGATAAACCAGGATGATCGGGTACATGCTGGAGTATGTATTAGGTTTAGGCAGTGAGTCGGAGAAGAGTGTGGGATAGGCCACGCCAATTGTGTTGGTGGGCTTAGATGGAGCCAGCAACACTAAGAACCCCTGGGCCAAAGAGAATGTGGATGGTGATCAGataagatgaagatggtgtgattgattgattgattgatatgATAAGATGCAATGTGACATGGTGCCAAGGCCGACGAGAAGTGGAGTAACAATAATAAACCGCCGAGCATCGGAAGGTGATCGTCACTTGTTTTTACCGTATTTGCAAGCCAATGCATCGTCTTGGCTGCCGGAGGAAGAGCAGTTCTCAGAAAGATCCTTTTGAGACGGTTCAGAAACATTTGACAAGAAATGGAATTAAAATGACCCATTCGTCATGAACAAGGATGATCAAGTTAGCGTGAGAAATCCTTGATAAAGCCGCAGACGTGGAGAAATGGTGGAGAGGCGTCGGAATGACTGCCCTCCTATCGGAGTAAAGAAACCGCTGTTTGGCCACTAAAAAGTTCCTTAGTAGCCAGCTGGAGGTCAATGTTCCGAGAGGCGTTTTTATGCTTATTCTATCGTCAGCGGGAACGGAGATTGGGCGTGGTCAGGAGATGCTGGTGCCGGCAAATGACTTGATGTCTCCGGGCTGGGTTTGTTCTCAGACTCCAGACTCCAGTCTCCAGTCTCCAGTCTCCAGGCAGGCATGTATCGGGAAGTGGGAGGAATGCAACGCACATGGTCCAAAAAAGAACTCATCTGTGGGCCGGTCTCGGGTACTTGGTAGATCCTTCACATGAATTGCTTCATCGGGTTTGATACCTGATTTAGAAATCAAGAACCAAGCAGGCATACATGATTAGAGTTGCATTTAGGTATGAGAAAAGTGGCAAGGTTAATACTATGCTTAAATCACCCACTTATCAGATCCATTGGATTTCACAAGGTCTTGGCGGCTCACCCACCAGAGAGCGTAACTCACGCTTGCTGTCTACGGCAGTTGATCTGACACTCTGGATAACTGCGTGCTGAGCTCTGCCACTTTGCACAGACGAGAGCGTCCAGGAGCCTCCTCGTTGCACAGAGCCAATACTTGCCAAGATGCTGATCTTGTCAAGTTTCAGAATACAAACATCTTAGCAGGAACACAGCCCTGCTCTTGAATCTCTTGGTGTTGCATATATAAGAGGGGACGAGACACGATGGTGTTTGAGAAAAGGTCCTGTCTGTAGATAGATATCTAGAGCAGCCCCCGTTCTACACAGACTCGTTGGAATCAAGAATCAATCGTGCCATCTTACACACCAGCTTCTTACCCAAAACCGCCACCAATATCACGACCAACAGAATGAGCCAAGCAACCCTCCGTACCAGTCGTCTCGAGCTACGGCCTCTCGGGCACGAGCACGGAGATTATATCTATCAGCTCGACTCGAACCCGGAAGTCATGAAGTACATCGGGTACGGCAAGCCACTCACGGCTGACGAGTCGACCATTGTCCACAAACTGCTCCTCGAGACAGCATCATTTGGGTCTGGCCTCGGATGCTGGGCTGGATTTGCCGGGGACGATTTTGTGGGCTGGTGGGTGCTGGCGCCCAGTCAAAGCAACGACGATCCGCCTCAGGTGAACAAGAAGCGAGTCGAGTTCGGCCTAAGAATCCTTCCCAAGTTTTGGGGTCAGGGGTTCGCCAAAGAGGGTTCTCGAGCGCTGGTCAAGCATGGTCTCGAGGACCTCGGCGTGGAAGAGGTCTTTGGTGAGACCATGGCCGTTAACCAAGGGTCCCGAGCTATCATGGCAAAGATTGGACTCAAGCATATTCGAACGTTCCACAACAAGTACGACAACCCTCCTCCGGGAATCGAGGAGGGCGAGGTGGAATATCGAGTCACGAGGGATGAATGGTCATCACAACAAGCATGTGCTGCGTAGTGGATGGCATTGTATTAGCTTTAGACATCATCTCCAATTACTTCTTGAGCGTTTTCTGATTGTAAATCCTGTTCATTGTAATGCATTGTGATATGAATTTCAAAATTGCGGCAGCCTTAAAGTGTGTCGTGATAAGTGTTGGTGAAATTCCTTTTCACTCCCCACTTGAGGAATTATACCgacaaaaaagaagaagaagaagaagaagaaggaaaggcTTGGGCAAATAGAAGGGGTGTTGCTTTGGCTCTGATATGCCCATCTTCTAGGGCTTCTCTGGCTTCCTGTATCAGGTGGTGGCAACAACTCCCTCCATCTAATGCCGGAGGTGAGGATGATAATGGAACATGTGGGCTATATCGCGCATcgttcttggtcttggctaCGCGGCCCGTCTAAAAAGCAACATTCGGTAAACTCCGCTTCAGGTAATGGAACAAGAGTTGCTCTGTACGAGGGATTGATCTAAAAAAGTCTTGGATTGTCGCTCGGTTGAACTATGGCTTGGCACCGTAGGTCCCCGGTAAAACCGGTGAACCGAGAGCCAGCGTGTAAAGTTACTAGTATCAGTCATTCGGGATTAATCGCTTCAAGGAAGAAATCCGAGACCGAAAACATACTAGCCAGGTTTCATTCCGTGGGGGGCCATTCCACTCTTGTTATTGGACATGGTCTTATAATATGCACGACGAACTTGAAGTGTACCTACGTTGGTTATTGTATTCTCAAATCGATAGGTATATCCGTCCACAAAGCGTAAGGATTTTCCATGCGTCCTTTGCTAGTTGCAGTGGGCTCAGACGATCCCAAGCTTATGCCAAGCCACTTGATATGGCCAGGGTCCATGGGCAGCCTTTTTCGGCATCGTGCAAATTATTCAGTTTCCCGGTCATTTTTAGGTCTAGCATTATGTTATTGGTCCGCTCAGTCAGTTAGCGTTATGGTGCTGTTGGTTCTTGTTCTCTATGTCGACTTGTTTCCAAGACTGCCATGCCACTAACACGACACGACATGACACTCCCTTTGCCCCTTGGAAGGATGAAGCTGTTGGCGATTGGATCTTATCCATCAATCAGATTAGATAAAAATTTTCACATCACCCATGTTCCGATCTCGGGTCAGTTCCCCCACTCGTTTGCCACTTGTAATCTGATCCCGTCTGTTGACCAGCTGCGGACCCCGTCCTATCGGGGAAAAGGCCAACTGAGAGCATCCCTTCAGCCCAGAGCCCAGAGCCCGATGCTTTTGATAGCTCCTTGGCCTAAAGCCTCTATCGTCTCCGAGGCAAGCTACAATGGTCTGTTGCAGGGGAAGTTTACCGTGTGGAGAGAGAGTTCCGGTGCAGAACCAACACATGGTAATATGTATGTAGACAACTGACAATCGCCCGACTCTTGTCCTTTGCATATGCCCATGTCAGTGTTACATCGCACTACATAAAGAATGCAATAGCTCCCCCTCTTATCCTCGTTCTTTACATCACAGTTCCAGTGTGTTGCAGCTTCGATCCTAACTTCACTGCACTATCAGTTAGTGTTGAGCTCAACCGCAACAATGTCAGCCCTAGCAAAGATCCGCGAGGGCCTCGCTCGCGAGGATAATACTGCCGTCGCACATACTCTGGCTCCCCACGAGAAGGAGATCGAAGAGACTCCCGAGATCATCACTGAGACTGGTCCTGGCCACGACAAGGAGGCCACTGCTGGTGCTCTCTCTCCTGACGATAAGGGCAACGATTCCGATGTGCCCAGTGAGGATGTCCAGACTGGAGTCAAGGAGATTCAGGCCATTACCCTCACTTGGGGTAAGGGATCTCTGGCTGCTCTTTTGTGTCTGTAAGTTGTACTCCCCAAactgactctgactctgattcTGATTCTTTGTACATCTCTAACCAAACTTCGATAGCATCTGGACACTCTTCCTTATAAGTGGATTCCGTGGTTCCTTTTACCTCGTCTTGGTACCTTACGTTACCAGCGAGTGGCAGACCCATTCCCTCATGACCACCATCCCCATCGTATCAGACGCCATGACTGCAGCCTGCTATATCCCCATGGCCAAGGCCCTCGACGTCTGGGGACGCGCTGAGGGGTTCTTGCTCATGAGTGGCTTTGCAACTCTTGGTCTTATCCTCATGGCTGTGTCTCAGAACCTCGCCACCTTCTGTGCTGCACAGGTCTTCTACTCTGTCGGATGGGGAGGCATGATTTATGCTGTTGGCGTCCTCGCTGCCGATGCATCTAATCTCAGGAACCGAGGTTTGGCCTTTGCTTTTACCTCCTCGCCATACATGATTACG is a genomic window containing:
- a CDS encoding related to GNAT family acetyltransferase is translated as MSQATLRTSRLELRPLGHEHGDYIYQLDSNPEVMKYIGYGKPLTADESTIVHKLLLETASFGSGLGCWAGFAGDDFVGWWVLAPSQSNDDPPQVNKKRVEFGLRILPKFWGQGFAKEGSRALVKHGLEDLGVEEVFGETMAVNQGSRAIMAKIGLKHIRTFHNKYDNPPPGIEEGEVEYRVTRDEWSSQQACAA
- a CDS encoding related to multidrug resistance protein, whose product is MSVTLDQSGTEKPKKSFLSSLKTCFIYLELLFAAGPTWVDYFLIALGTLCAVGAGVPFPLMGVLFGQLIDNFNGATCAADGSGSGASDAASDPLDYENAINDKVIKTAWIGAIALVLIYGHLTCWNIISQRLAQRLRTRYVSALLRQPPEFFDTRGSSGQVSSRLQGDITAVQAGTSEKVGHIITTMSFFVTVFIIAFTKQPRIAGILICMLPAFLLSGILGGRYLGKYVVKQTEASAAASSIASEALSHVAVVQAFGAAPRLEEKFAEHMARSRKYAIAKSSIAAIQTGMLYFIAYSGNALAFWQGSKKIAESVARNDGSTTVGEIYAIVYLLVDACVMLGGMAPTLPFLGAAVGAFQRLKEDIDAPSSIDGTSLEGVVLPPSAAKTLTFRNVSFEYASRRGQPVLDNVTLDFPAGKYTAIVGLSGSGKSTIASLIARLHDPTEGTVELEGHDLRELNVKSLRSFISFVQQEPSLLDRSILENIALGLVNSPKESHKHLKSLLKGPELAKLAAEGKDALDSAASLGPEFVEIANLVRHAAEQADAASFIERLELGYGTTAGPKGSLVSGGQRQRIALARALIRDPEVLVLDEATAALDSASEKRIQLAVERAAAEKRTIISIAHRLSTIRNADNIVVMKAGRVAEQGTYHDLMAKEDGEFAYMAKLQTVGNKSDTGSVDGDSIGASTLRNDTQLNEKTEIFEAKQSLDSQVLGREKEDTKKKEEIASDDHELDNVKPFSSVVRGLAWLIRPSLGWFTLAMIAAVFVGATFSGSGIIFGFTVGALNPCANTLDHIRSMGNMFAGLFFMLAGVELIANFLAWLGFGIVAERLLYNLRVLSFRSLLEQGIHWHQSEGRTPTSLLGIITKDSMSVGAFSGSTFGTVFAILINVLIAVIISHIFAWKIALVCLVTLPILLGSGFMQLRMLARYEERHREAFSTATALATEAIQSIRTVAVLSLENEYMEGFARLLKPPREQVVRASVTTNIWLAISYTTGTFINALAYWWGSQLIMKGEYTQKDFLIILVAMLTSAQLWSGMFSLAPEFSRARLALSRVMTVVNLGSSTHTGQPGQDPSKTGGDIEASGGEKSLNPEDNHRRGGAKVTFKGVSFAYPSRPDATILDNVSFALPPNQFCGLVGPSGAGKSTIMNLVQRLYEPTSGSVLIDDNDISKLPASFRDTIALVPQDPALFDGSVRFNVGLGAPPGHEATDDEIEEACRLANIHDVIEALPDGYDTECGPSASRLSGGQRQRLAIARALVRRPRLLLLDESTSALDAASEAALQEGLERASRGTTVLAITHRLHTVQKADIIFIVENGQIVDSGRHSQLMERRESYRLNAMQQMLQ